The genome window TATCGATCCGACCATTCCGGGCTTCGAGCAAGCCCATCGTAAAATAAATCTTGTCTTTCAGGTCGGCGTTTTTCCGGTCGTTGAGCATCGTCTCAAACGTTTCCGTCGATTGGGCCAGCCGCTTCTGATCACCCGTCAGGCCGTTGCTCTGAATGGCATACAGATTGGCGTAAAACGACTGATCGTAGGAGGGCCGCGAGCGTAGCACCTGTTGATAATGGGCGATTGCTTTGGTCGGTTGCCCGGTCAGATCGTATAACTGACCTGCAATCAGGTGGAGACGAGCCGTCGACTCACCTTTTTTCAGAGCCGGAAACGTAGCGTCCAGAATTCCCGCGGCAGTTGTGTATTCGCCTTTCCGCTCGTGCATGTACGCCTTGGTCAGGTAGAAGTCACGGGTATTGGCTTTATTGAGGGGTTGGGTGCGCAAATACTCCGAAACATTCAGGGCATTTGTGTAATCACTGGCTTCGGTATAGGCACGCATCAGCCCAACCAGTGCCTGGTGTTTGTCGTCTTCGTCCGTTCCTTTCGTGTTCACATATTTGAACACTTCGATGGCATTTGGTAAATCCTGTTTCAGCAAACGCGCCCGGCCGATCAGAATGTAAGCATCATCGAGCCATTTGCTGTTCTGATGGCGTTCGGGAATGAGTGAGGCTTTTTTTATCGCGTCGTCCAGCTGCGGCTTCACGGGCGCGACCAGCATCGAATCGACGGGGAACAGAATTGGCAACAGATGATTATAATTTTCCTGCCGGGTTTTGAACAGAGCCAGTTCAGCCTCCTTAATTTCGTCGCGCGCAATCACATAAGCGTTGAAATGGGCCGTCAGGTTATGATAACCCTTGCTAATGGGTTTTGTACTGTATTGCGAGCATGACACCAGTACAGCGGTCAGCAGCGCTGAAACCGTTAACAATTGTAGGTACGGGCGGTTACGAAAGTAGCGGGACATTCGGAAGTAATACGTAGTCACTCGTATCTCAAAACGTTCCGGTCTGCGTTGACGGTATGGAACGTTAGCCCAAATTAACGAATTTTGCTCTTTACATTGTATAGAACCCCTGAATTCTGTGGAAAACGAACCCGAACAGCCCGCCGAAAACCGTCCGATAAAGCCTACGGACGGTGCACCGTTGAAAAAAGTAACCGAGAAAACGACGTCATTTGTGCAATATAGCGGTATTGCGTTTCAAATGCTCGGTACGATCGGACTGGGCGTTTGGGTCGGCCTGAAACTGGACGAATGGCAGGGCAACGAACGCCCTTTATGGACAATTGTGCTATCATTGACGGCTATCGGGGCATCCCTGTATTTATTTATCCGCCAGCTAACCCGATAATAACATTAACTCAAGCGATTTGCCCATTCGGCTTACTGGCCCGCTACGCTTATGTAAGTTAGCTGTAGCTGTATCCGGATAGTAGAAAATCGCCTTATACTATGCTTCGGACAATTATCTTAACCGCTATACTGG of Spirosoma agri contains these proteins:
- a CDS encoding AtpZ/AtpI family protein; protein product: MENEPEQPAENRPIKPTDGAPLKKVTEKTTSFVQYSGIAFQMLGTIGLGVWVGLKLDEWQGNERPLWTIVLSLTAIGASLYLFIRQLTR